One window of Halichondria panicea chromosome 7, odHalPani1.1, whole genome shotgun sequence genomic DNA carries:
- the LOC135338913 gene encoding A disintegrin and metalloproteinase with thrombospondin motifs 12-like, translated as MFTTAARIFLWSLLHLTLQVFITAGHALPFPSDGNTSIHLKRIKKQSPAHSLDWTVSEWTECSASCEGGIRSRSVRCLDQDGVILNTCNPQSRPASFQFCGLIDCQTLVSSPNAAPKSGEYSWTNQDGSTVTLSLDNFGGSRYDILQNTTEKDGTVSITRQIVDPPSVYTRIGVFGHSSIIRFELDGDQLSLMVDEQERVLLDDIQSIDLTEELGIMYANQVISSVQDGSTIIKGVGQLVFYDGFRFYQFDSSKIDSLNGQGSLYFNPSSSVALYSTNSELNSAFDDVFVELLSVSPEAEAIPFLELRVLSPTVASFVADVNETETLPTVSTSIPTDTPSSSTAPTDAPSSSTAPTDTPSSSTAPTGTPSPSTMPTDTPSSSTAPTDTPLTRTEPPTDPAATFETTTEPHSTLATTIEPTEQPTESSCMDTITMETLTAMVTIATLTVMGIITMDTITMETLTAMVTIIIFAVIMLYVAFLLAQLRSILILRIEMTQVIVLQPIPTMVQYHQWIIKRKELFVSKEQHLVSSCGLTPEKHIEYIPPHSIVGLNIC; from the exons ATGTTTACAACAGCTGCACGTATTTTCCTGTGGTCACTCCTCCACTTGACTCTCCAG GTGTTCATCACTGCGGGGCATGCACTACCTTTTCCTTCTGATGGAAATACTTCCATTCACTTGAAAAGAATAAAAAAGCAGTCCCCTGCTCACAGCTTAGATTGGACAGTGTCCGAGTGGACAGAG TGCTCGGCAAGTTGTGAAGGTGGGATTCGATCAAGATCAGTGCGTTGTTTGGATCAAGATGGAGTAATTTTGAACACATGTAATCCCCAGAGTCGACCTGCTTCCTTCCAATTCTGTGGACTGATAGACTGTCAAACACTAG TTTCCTCACCTAATGCCGCTCCAAAGAGTGGGGAGTACTCGTGGACCAACCAAGATGGCTCTACAGTCACTCTAAGCTTGGATAATTTTGGTGGCAGTAGGTATGATATTTTACAAAACACAACTGAGAAGGATGGAACTGTTTCAATAACGAGACAGATTGTGGACCCTCCGAGTGTGTATACTCGTATTGGTGTGTTTGGACATTCGAGTATTATTAGGTTTGAGCTGGATGGTGATCAGTTGTCTCTGATGGTTGATGAGCAAGAGCGTGTGCTTTTGGATGACATACAGAGTATAGATTTAACTGAAGAATTGGGTATTATGTATGCTAACCAGGTCATTTCTAGTGTACAGGATGGCTCAACGATAATTAAAGGTGTTGGTCAGTTGGTCTTTTACGATGGCTTTCGTTTTTACCAGTTTGACAGTAGCAAAATTGATAGTCTGAATGGCCAAGGCTCACTTTATTTTAATCCTTCAAGTAGTGTTGCTTTGTATTCAACAAATTCAGAACTCAATTCAGCGTTTGATGATGTATTTGTTGAGTTATTATCGGTGTCTCCGGAAGCAGAGGCAATTCCGTTTCTAGAGCTAAGAGTATTATCTCCAACAGTCGCCTCATTTGTCGCTGATGTCAATGAAACTGAAACTCTACCCACCGTATCAACATCTATACCAACAGACACTCCATCATCCAGTACTGCGCCGACAGACGCTCCATCATCCAGTACTGCGCCGACAGACACTCCATCATCCAGCACTGCACCAACTGGCACTCCATCACCCAGCACTATGCCGACAGACACTCCATCATCCAGCACTGCGCCAACAGACACTCCTTTAACACGTACCGAACCACCCACTGATCCAGCAGCTACTTTTGAAACAACAACTGAGCCTCATAGCACTTTGGCAACTACAATAGAGCCAACTGAGCAGCCAACTGAG TCATCATGCATGGACACCATCACCATGGAAACACTCACTGCCATGGTCACCATCGCCACCCTCACAGTCATGGGCATCATCACCATGGACACCATCACCATGGAAACACTCACTGCCATGGTCACCATCATCATTTTTGCTGTCATCATGTTATACGTTGCGTTCCTACTCGCTCAGTTAAGAAGCATTCTCATCCTAAGAATCGAAATGACGCAAGTCATCGTCCTTCAGCCAATCCCTACAATGGTCCAGTACCACCAATGGATTATAAAAAGAAAAGAGTTGTTCGTAAGCAAAGAGCAGCATCTGGTCTCTAGCTGTGGTCTGACTCCGGAAAAGCACATAGAATATATACCACCGCATTCTATTGTTGGTCTCAATATATGTTAG
- the LOC135338841 gene encoding N-acetylgalactosamine-6-sulfatase-like, translated as MDVLSCFIVIALFLTKAWTSEASSSKNIILMLMDDMGWGDLGAYGNPSKETPNLDQLASSGALLPNFYSANPLCSPSRAALLTGRLPIRNGFYTTNAHARNAYTPQNIDGGISPNEILFPELLKQAGYSTKIIGKWHLGQQPQFHPLRRGFDEWFGAPNCHFGPYNNKNAPNIPVYKDEVMAGRYYEDFEINLGESNLTQLYIQEALEFIDKSVEVSKPFFLYWTPDATHDPLYASRPFLGASERGLYGDAVRELDYGIGQIINKLKSLGIDNNTFVMFSSDNGAATYAKENGGSNGPFLCGKETTFEGGVREPAIAWWPGIIKPGQVLHQLGSLMDWFSTALDIAGIPQPNDRIIDGISLLPVLRDGKTIPRPIFYYRGNELMAVRYGQYKAHYWTWSNSIEEFKKGTDFCPGEEVVGVTTHNQTNYTGMPVLFHLGKDPGEKYQIRNTTREYTDTMDIIGPIVAEHHKKMIFGEPVLNYCDDSVMNWSPPGCEHFKCYQPPPSNKKLCNWPH; from the exons ATGGATGTGCTTAGCTGCTTCATAGTAATTGCTCTGTTTCTAACAAAAGCATGGACCTCAGAAGCTTCATCGTCTAAGAACATTATTCTTATGCTGATGGACGAC ATGGGGTGGGGAGACCTAGGAGCTTATGGTAATCCTTCAAAGGAAACTCCCAATTTGGATCAACTAGCATCAAGTGGTGCACTCCTACCAAATTTCTACTCTGCCAATCCTCTATGTTCTCCAT CACGCGCAGCATTACTGACAGGAAGGTTGCCGATAAGAAATGGATTTTATACAACAAATGCACATGCTAGAAACG CATACACACCACAGAATATTGACGGTGGTATTTCTCCGAATGAAATCCTGTTTCCAGAGTTGTTAAAGCAAGCTGGGTATTCTACTAAGATTATTGGCAAGTG GCACTTAGGTCAGCAGCCACAGTTTCATCCACTTAGGCGTGGCTTCGATGAATGGTTTGGAGCTCCGAACTGCCACTTTGGTCCGTATAACAACAAAAATGCTCCTAATATCCCCGTCTATAAAGATGAAGTTATGGCTGGAAG ATATTACGAGGATTTCGAGATCAATCTAGGAGAATCCAACTTAACCCAGCTGTACATACAAGAGGCACTGGAGTTTATTGACAAGAGTGTTGAAGTTTCTAAGCCATTCTTTTTGTACTGGACTCCAGATGCCACGCATGACCCTTTGTATGCTTCAAGGCCTTTCCTGGGAGCCAGTGAAAGAGGCTT ATATGGAGACGCTGTCCGTGAGTTAGACTATGGTATTGGACAAATTATAAACAAGCTAAAATCATTGGGAATTGATAATAACACTTTTGTGATGTTTTCATCGGATAATGGTGCTGCAACTTATGCCAAAGAAAATG GTGGTTCCAATGGACCATTTCTCTGTGGTAAGGAAACTACTTTTGAAGGTGGGGTGAGAGAGCCTGCTATTGCTTGGTGGCCAGGTATCATTAAGCCTGGGCAG GTTCTTCATCAACTGGGATCTCTCATGGATTGGTTTTCAACAGCACTGGATATTGCTGGTATCCCACAACCTAACGACCGTATCATTGATGGAATAAGTTTACTTCCAGTACTCAGAGATGGAAAAACTATCCCAag ACCAATATTTTACTATCGTGGAAACGAGCTTATGGCGGTCAGATATGGTCAATACAAGGCTCACTACTGGACATGGTCCAACTCTATTGAAGAATTCAAAAAG GGTACTGATTTTTGTCCTGGTGAGGAAGTGGTTGGGGTAACAACTCACAATCAAACGAACTACACAGGGATGCCTGTACTATTTCATTTGGGCAAGGACCCTGGCGAAAAGTATCAAATCAG AAACACAACTCGAGAGTACACGGATACAATGGATATTATTGGACCTATTGTGGCAGAACACCACAAAAAAATGATCTTTGGAGAGCCTGTTCTTAACTATTGTGATGACTCTGTGATG AACTGGTCCCCACCTGGCTGTGAACACTTTAAATGCTATCAACCCCCTCCTAGTAACAAAAAACTGTGTAACTGGCCCCATTAA
- the LOC135338848 gene encoding thialysine N-epsilon-acetyltransferase-like, with product MASNSRRDAPLGSGHTIRQASAEDIPSVLWMIQLFAEHRNEPCALKIGEKELLRDGFGEEKYFHLLVAELNSDPQESTSPPDLRSSKMVKNERLVGYALYFFNYSTWEGRVLFLEDLFVRQQYRNTGFGTALMRECAKVAKTKDCQRMVWQVLDSNTKAFDLYERIGGKCLREWLTIRMDKKEMEKFIFSSE from the exons ATGGCTTCAAATTCGAGGAGAGATGCCCCACTAGGCTCAGGCCATACCATCAGACAAGCCAGTGCAGAAGACATTCCCAGTGTCTTGTGGATGATTCAG ctcTTCGCTGAGCATCGAAACGAACCCTGTGCCTTGAAGATTGGTGAGAAAG AACTTCTACGAGATGGGTTTGGGGAAGAGAAATATTTCCATTTACTGGTGGCGGAGTTAAATTCAGATCCACAAG AAAGTACGTCTCCACCTGATTTGCGAAGCTCAAAGATGGTGAAGAATGAGAGACTCGTTGGGTATGCTCTCTACTTCTTCAACTACTCTACTTGGGAGGGACGAGTGTTATTTCTAGAGGATCTATTCGTAAGACAGCAATACAGAA ACACTGGTTTTGGTACAGCTTTGATGAGAGAATGTGCCAAG GTGGCCAAGACTAAAGACTGCCAAAGAATGGTATGGCAGGTACTAGACAGTAACACTAAAGCCTTTGATTTGTACGAGCGTATCGGGGGAAAGTGTTTGCGAGAGTGGCTGACGATCAGAATGGACAAAAAAGAAATGGAGAAGTTTATCTTTAGCTCAGAATGA
- the LOC135338847 gene encoding thialysine N-epsilon-acetyltransferase-like isoform X2 — MDLVSWISPLLIHETRMDQSSLIIKMTSNSKRDVLGYTIRPASAEDIPSVLWMIQLFAEHQNEPCALEIMKVGEKESTYPPDLRSSKMVRNERLVGYALYFFNYSTWEGRVLYLEDLFVRQQYRNIGLGTAFIRECAKVAKTKDRRRMVWQVLDSNTKAFDLYERIGGKCLREWLTIRMDKKGMENFISSSE, encoded by the exons ATGGATctagtctcatggatcagccccctcctgatccatgagactagGATGGATCAGAGTtcattaattattaaaatgACTTCAAATTCGAAGAGAGATGTCCTAGGCTATACCATCAGACCAGCCAGTGCAGAAGACATTCCCAGTGTCTTGTGGATGATTCAG CTCTTTGCTGAGCATCAAAATGAACCCTGTGCCTTGGAGATCATGAAGGTTGGCGAGAAAG AAAGCACGTATCCACCTGATTTGCGAAGCTCAAAGATGGTGAGGAATGAGAGACTTGTCGGGTATGCTCTCTACTTCTTCAACTACTCTACTTGGGAGGGACGAGTGTTATATCTAGAGGATCTATTCGTAAGACAGCAATACAGAA ATATTGGTCTTGGAACAGCTTTCATAAGAGAATGTGCCAAG GTGGCCAAGACTAAAGACCGCCGAAGAATGGTGTGGCAGGTACTAGACAGTAACACTAAAGCCTTCGATTTGTACGAGCGTATTGGAGGAAAGTGTTTGCGAGAGTGGTTGACGATTAGAATGGACAAGAAAGGAATGGAGAATTTTATCTCTAGCTCAGAATGA
- the LOC135338847 gene encoding thialysine N-epsilon-acetyltransferase-like isoform X1, with protein MDLVSWISPLLIHETRMDQSSLIIKMTSNSKRDVLGYTIRPASAEDIPSVLWMIQLFAEHQNEPCALEIMKVGEKELLRDGFGKEKYFRLLVAELNSDPQESTYPPDLRSSKMVRNERLVGYALYFFNYSTWEGRVLYLEDLFVRQQYRNIGLGTAFIRECAKVAKTKDRRRMVWQVLDSNTKAFDLYERIGGKCLREWLTIRMDKKGMENFISSSE; from the exons ATGGATctagtctcatggatcagccccctcctgatccatgagactagGATGGATCAGAGTtcattaattattaaaatgACTTCAAATTCGAAGAGAGATGTCCTAGGCTATACCATCAGACCAGCCAGTGCAGAAGACATTCCCAGTGTCTTGTGGATGATTCAG CTCTTTGCTGAGCATCAAAATGAACCCTGTGCCTTGGAGATCATGAAGGTTGGCGAGAAAG AACTTCTACGTGATGGGTTTGGGAAAGAGAAATATTTCCGTTTACTGGTGGCGGAGTTAAATTCAGATCCACAAG AAAGCACGTATCCACCTGATTTGCGAAGCTCAAAGATGGTGAGGAATGAGAGACTTGTCGGGTATGCTCTCTACTTCTTCAACTACTCTACTTGGGAGGGACGAGTGTTATATCTAGAGGATCTATTCGTAAGACAGCAATACAGAA ATATTGGTCTTGGAACAGCTTTCATAAGAGAATGTGCCAAG GTGGCCAAGACTAAAGACCGCCGAAGAATGGTGTGGCAGGTACTAGACAGTAACACTAAAGCCTTCGATTTGTACGAGCGTATTGGAGGAAAGTGTTTGCGAGAGTGGTTGACGATTAGAATGGACAAGAAAGGAATGGAGAATTTTATCTCTAGCTCAGAATGA